The sequence below is a genomic window from Anaerobranca californiensis DSM 14826.
TTGCAACAGTAATGTATCCTATGATTTCTAAAATGGCAGCAGAGAATAATTTTAAAGGTTTAAAGAGAACATTATCTGAAGCAATAAACTTAGTTAACATTTTAGTTATTCCCGCTACACTAGGGGCGATGATATTTGCAGAACCGGTAGTTAGGTTGTTATTCGGTAGAGGTGCCTTTAATGAAAGGGCTATTGCAATGACCTCTTTTGCTTTGTTTTTTTATTCTATTGGGTTAATTGGAAAAGGTTTAAGATTGATTATATCTAGAGCCTTTTATTCAATGCAAGATACTAAAACCCCAATGATAAACGCTGCCATTGGAATGGTGCTAAATATTATTTTAAACATTATCTTATCAAAATACTTAGGAATTGGTGGACTAGCTTTAGCTACCAGTATTGCTGCCATATTTACAACTATCCTTCTATTCATCTCCCTTAGGAAAAAAATCGGCCCCTTTGGTATGAAAAGTATAGTTACTTCCTTTGTAAAGATACTAGCTGCCTCATTGGTGATGGGGGCTATTGCTAAACTTAGTTATAATACTTTGCTTCAGGTAGTAGGTAGCAATTTAGCTTTAATTTTGGCTATTGGTGTAGGTGCTGGGATATATTTTATCCTTATTTACTTCATGAAAATACCGGAAGTAGATACTATGGTGATGGCTGTAAAGAAAAAATTGAAATTCATTTAAACACTATTGTTTATACAGTAGTGTTTTTTTGTTGACTTTTTAGTAAAAGTTTACTAAAATATATTTAGAAAATTAAATAAAGTAGAAAATGGGGGAATTGCTGTGGAAATTGGATATTTGCAAAAAGAATTTGAAAAGGTTTTTGGGGGAGGGGGAAGTTTACGGACTTTTTTCGCTCCCGGTAGGGTTAATATAATCGGTGAACACATAGATTATAACGGTGGTTATGTTTTTCCCTGTGCCATTGATTTAGGTACATATTTAGTAGCTAGGAAGAGGGAAGATAGGTTAATAAGGGGATATTCTGCTAATTTTCCCGGTGTTGTAGAAGTTAATTTAGATAATTTAGAGTATAAAGGGAGTAGGGGTTGGTTTAACTACGTTACTGGAGTTTTTTCTTTTATGAAGGTGTCGGATTATGGTTTTGATTTGTTTTTTTACGGTGATTTACCTAATGGTGCCGGTTTATCTTCCTCTGCTTCTATTGAGCTGGTTACCGCTTATTGTATTAATAATTTTTATAATTTAAATATCGACAAAGTAGATTTAGCCCTTTTGTGTCAGCAGGTGGAAAATAGATATATCGGTGTAAAATGTGGGATAATGGATCAGTTTTCCATAGCTATGGGGAAAAAAGATCACGGGATATTGCTAAATTGCAATACTTTGGAATACCAATACATTCCCTTTAATTTACAGGATAAATCACTGGTAATTATCAATAGCAATATTCAACGGAGTTTAGCTTCTTCCCAGTACAATGAACGGCGGGAGAGCTGTGAAAAAGCTTTGGAGATTTTAAAAAAATATATAGATGTAGATTACCTTTGTGATATTTCAGAAAACCGTTGGAATGATTTAAAGGGATATATTGAAGATGAAAGGATGAGGAAAAGGGCCAAACATGCCATTACGGAAAATGAACGGGTTAAAAGGGCTGTAGAGGCTTTAAAGGGGGATGATATTGGACAATTAGGTAAATTGATGTACCAATCCCACCTTTCTTTGAAAGAGGATTATGAGGTAAGTGTTGAGGGGTTGGACTTGTTGGTGGATCTTGCTAAAAGTTATCCTGGAGTGTGGGGTAGTAGACTTACTGGAGCCGGTTTTGGCGGCTGTACTATAAGTATTGTGGATAATGATCGGGTAGAGGGGTTTGTTAAATATATAGAGGGTAATTATCGGCAAAGGACTGGGATAGTAGCTGAGTGTTATGTCACTAAAGTTTCCGAGGGTGTAAGGGAGGTGAAATAGTGATAGAGGTATATATTGAAAAACTCCTTTGTTATGGATTGGAAAAGGGATTTTTCAAAGAAGAAGATAAGCGGTATGTGAGAAATAGGTTGTTGGAGATTTTAGATTACCACAGTTACAATCTGGGGGAAAAGGTTTTGTTAGAAGAAAATAAAGAAGAGATTTTAGAGAAGATTATCCATTGGAGTGTGGAAAAAGGGGTTATTGAAGAAAGTTATCGGGATCATTTAAATGCCGCTTTAATGGGTGGGATGCTCCCTAGACCTTCAGAGGTTATAGCTAAGTTTAATTCTTTGTATAGTGAGGGCCCTAAACTAGCTACTGAATATTTATATAATTTAAGTATTGATAGTAATTACATCCGCAAAGACAGGACCGATAAAAATATTAAATGGGACTATGACAGTGAATACGGAAAAATAGAGATCACTGTAAATATCTCAAAACCGGAAAAGGATATCAAAGAAATAGAGAAGGAGCGAAATGCCCCTAA
It includes:
- a CDS encoding galactokinase, with the protein product MEIGYLQKEFEKVFGGGGSLRTFFAPGRVNIIGEHIDYNGGYVFPCAIDLGTYLVARKREDRLIRGYSANFPGVVEVNLDNLEYKGSRGWFNYVTGVFSFMKVSDYGFDLFFYGDLPNGAGLSSSASIELVTAYCINNFYNLNIDKVDLALLCQQVENRYIGVKCGIMDQFSIAMGKKDHGILLNCNTLEYQYIPFNLQDKSLVIINSNIQRSLASSQYNERRESCEKALEILKKYIDVDYLCDISENRWNDLKGYIEDERMRKRAKHAITENERVKRAVEALKGDDIGQLGKLMYQSHLSLKEDYEVSVEGLDLLVDLAKSYPGVWGSRLTGAGFGGCTISIVDNDRVEGFVKYIEGNYRQRTGIVAECYVTKVSEGVREVK